The window GCGACGGAGGCAAGGCTGAAAAGAGACAGCAGCAGGACAGAGAAAGACTTCACTACATTCCGATCGTGCACGTTCGGGTCACCAATTGGATGGGATTGATCCTGCTCCGTACTATAGCGGAGTATCTGTTGCGCGCAGCATTTGTCTATCGTCTCTGTCTTCGAAGACGAAACGGCCGAATGGGCATACAAATCCCGAAGCGCACAGATTGATGCGCGTCAGTGACAGGAACAGCACGCTGGCATAGTGAAAGCAATCCGCGATTCTCCGCCTGCCAGTTCTTCGCGGATCACCGGCAATCCGGGAGTAGTCGTCAACTGTTACCAACAGGCCAACTCACTCATCGAGAAGAGATCGGCTCCATAAGAACATCACCTCTGCGAAGCTACTGGTCAGCACCGACGAACTAACAGGATGAGCTTTACTGGAGAATTAGGCATATCCGGTTAGTTGTCCTTGGCGGAAAGCAGGTCACACCTTGCCCTTCTCTTGGCGAGGCTTGCGACTCACCTTCAGGAAAACAGAAGTGCCCGACCCAAGGGCGTAAGCCCGGACGGTGCTTCCTTGAAGGCGACAACGGGATTTTGCAAAGAGATTTTGCGGACCGTTTGGGCGTCTCGCACTTTTGGCGCTTCCTGCACCTTTTAGAATCTTAAAGTTACCGATTTCATTAGCGGCTCAGAAGACCGATCCCGTCGATAGCGCACCATTTACGATGACCATTGTAGTAGTGCCTATAGGAGACTGAAGCCCTGCCTTGTAGGTTTAGTGCGTTCACCTTGGACCTCATTCAGAAATAAATAATACGATTCGCCTAAAGGAACCGCCTTGCACAGACTTAAAGCGAAAGTTGCTCTCGTAACGGGAGCGTCGATGGGTTTCGGCGCTGCTATCGCCCGCCGCATGGGCTTGGAAGGCGCTGCTGTAATCGTGAATTATCCGGGCGATAAATCGGAGGCAGCTAAGGTTGTTTCTGACATCGTTGCATCAGGTGGAAGAGCGATATCGCTCCGCGCGGATATAACAAAACGAGACGAGGTACAGATAATGCTCTCTGAGAGTGTCAAAGCCTTTGGGCCGTTGGACGTTCTTGTCAACAATGCCGGAGCATACGAATTTCTTCCTTTGGAAGCTATTACGGAGGAGCATTTTCATAACCTCTTCGACCTCAACGTGCTTGGCACTATTTTGGTGACTCAGGCTGCTATCCCTTACTTCAAACGAACGGGCGGCAGTGTCGTTAACATTAGCTCTGTAGTGAGCGTTTGCCCATCGGAGTTGGGACCCGTATATTCGGCAACCAAAGGTGCGATAGACGCCCTTACGAAATCCTTGGCAAAAGCACATGCGAGTCGCCAGATCCGCTTCAACACGTTGAACCCAGGACTCACTCCCACTGAGGGAGTCAGAAGTTTGGGGGAAATGGGGCGTGTCATGCTCAACGACATATTGCGGCAAACACCACTTGGCCGCAATGGTTCTGTCGAGGATGTAGCGGCTGCCGCAGTGTTTTTTGCCTCCGACGAATCATCCTTCATAACTGGGGAAAGTCTTTTAGTCTCCGGCGGTCGACGCTAAAGCGCTTTCCGTACTGCTGGGCGAACTGACCGCACTGTCCCTCTCTCGCAAGCATAGCGAAAGAGGGCCTTGCAGGCTGCTTAGCGGAGACCTCCGCTTGCATTGATGAGTTCGCCGGTGAGCCACTTCGCATCTTCCGAAGCTAAGAAAACAACAATAGATGCGATATCGTCGGGGTGCGCGGCGCGACCAAGCGGAACTTGCTTGATGAGTCCTTCCGCGAAGTCGGAGCCGACGTAGCTACCTGTCCCTTCGGTAATGGTGAAGCCAGGATTTACGGAATTGATCCGAATATTCTTCGGTCCTAGCTCCTTTGCCAATACTCCCGTAACGCTGTCAAGTGCTCCCTTCGTCGCGGTATATACCGTAGTGCTCTCAGATCGCATCAGCGGCGCGGTCGAACCGATGTTGATGATGCTTGCTCCAGCTTTGAGGTGCTTGACAGCTGCTTTGATTACAAGGAGGGGGCCGAGGACATTAATGTTGAAACTCTTATGGAAGCCAACTACTCTACGTACCTGGGAGTTCAATGATGGTGGAGCAAGACTCACCTAACGAAACACGATTTAGCCGTCGTGTCATTACAGGCAGCCTTCTTGGAACCGCAATCATCGGCGTCCTCGTATGGTTTCTGGCACCTGGGAGCGTCAGCACCAATGATGCCCAAATCGACGGGCACATCCATCCACTTAATGCCAGGGTCTCCGGAACGATCACATGGGTGAACCCTAACGTCGACGACACTCGATTTGTGAAGGCAGGAACGGTCCTAGCTCGGCTTGACGAAAATGACTACGCTCCAACGGTCGACCGTTTACAAGGGGACGTTCAGTCTGCTGAAGCGCAATTGATCGTCGCAAAGCTGAATGTTGAGATCTCGGAGGCGACTTCTCAAAGCCGCTTGTCGGCGGCGAAAGCTGCTGTCGAAGAAGCCGAAGCTGAAAAAGCGACAGCAGAGGCTCAAAGCGTATCCGCGGCACAGGTTGTGGCTCAAACTAGCGCCATCTACCGTCGCGCGGAAGACGATCGCCGTCGTTACCTGGCTCTTGTGGACAGCCATGAAATTTCGAGATCGGAATACGACCAGCGAGCCACCGATGCGACCTCTGCAGAAGCTCAAATGAAGGCAGCAGAGGCAAACCTTGCCGCAGCTAGGCAACATATAGCGTCTTCAGCACAAAGAATCGCAGAGCGAAGGGGTGACGTGTTGGCTGCCGCCACTGCTCCTCAACAGATCGAAACCGCTAAGGCGAACGTACGAAAGGTGGACGGCGACTTGAAGCGAAATCTCGCGTCCTTAAAAGACTCGACCCTCAATCTCGGATATACAGAGATTGTTGCACCCGTTGATGGCGTGATTGGTCGCAAATCGATCGAGGTAGGACAGAGGGTAGGTGCAGGGCAACTTTTGTTGACGATCTCTTCGCCGAACGATGTTTGGGCAGTGGCGAACTTCAAGGAGACTCAGCTCACCCACATGCGAATTGGACAGAGAGCTATCATTCACGTTGATTCATCAGGACAGGATCTGCAAGGGAGTGTAGAGAGTCTTGGCGGCGCGACAGGCGCAAAATTTGCGCTTATTCCGCCGGAGAATGCAACGGGGAATTATGTAAAAGTCGTTCAGCGCGTACCCGTCCGAATTCTAATTGCGGCAAAGGAACAGGAAGTCCCATTATTGCCAGGCATGTCGGTTGAGGTCCAAGTTGACACGCGGAAATAGCGATACAGTGGCTATGCTGCCTTAGAGTGCGCCTTTGCTGCTTTTTTACGCACCGACACTTTGCTCGTTATCGTTTTCGCCGTAGACCTTTTGACGCTCGAAGACTTAGTAGGAGCCGATTTGGTGCTTGTCTTTTTCGATTTGGTGGCTTTAGTTTTCTTCGCTCGCGGAACGGAACGTTGCTTGGCTGCGTAGAAAGCAGCAGCGTTGGCTTCTCGTTCCGCTTTCCATGCTTCACTCATCACTGAATTGGTATTGGAGAAACTGAAGGTTTCTCCAGCTGGATTGTGCCAGGTGCCATCGACAACTTTGCCTGTCCTCTTATCAGTGATATCCACGGCTGCGGCGCCTTTGCCATCTGATCCTCCCCACCGGAGATCCCAATTCCGAAGTGCGAGCATCACGGCATCCAGGTCCTTACCTTTTGGAGTCGCAAAGTATTCATGGCGAAGCGGACGGGCGCTGTATACGTGACGCTCTATAATTTTGTCCTCTTCGAGTCGCTTCAACCTGGTCGCCAACAGATGGGAGGACATTCCGGTTTGCGCTTGAATCTCTTCAAATCGCCGATTGCGTAAACTTATCTCTCTCATGATCAAGAGAGTCCAACGATCTCCGACCACCGAGAGTGAGCGAGCGATGTTGCAGAAACTGTCAGAAACGCTACCCCAACCCATATCTGTCACCTCAATAGAGGACTAAGCGGAAGAACCACTCGAAGTGACTATCTGCAGGCCCCTCTTTCGAGTATACGATCAAAGTGAGGTAAGTCTCTTCAATATTTGCTGTTAGGTTCCAGGCATGCTGGCCGTCCACACCTACCCATTAGAGAAATAAGATATAAGTGTAATAATTTCAGGTATTTAACTCGTGGTAACCGTCCGTTGCCGCATCTCGAATCTCATCCTGACTCAAAATCTACCAGGAACGCAGATTGCCGGGTCAAGATGGGTTGCGATTCAAACGAGGCCTCAAAGCTCTAAGGACTCGCAAATTAGCTATGTAATCACCATTTCGCTATAGTTATTCTTGTGTCTTCAAAAAATAAAGCTACTGCCAAGACTGGCATCTCAAGTCAGAACAAAGTGGCTCGGAAGAAGGTATCTTCAGAGGCCCGACGCTTTGCAAAGGTTCTTCGGCAAATAGTGGATCCTCACGCTCTTTTGATCATGCGCGAGCTGAGTCTGAATGTTCGGCGCTTTCAGAATATTCAGGCTCAGACAAAGATTGGTTCCCATCTCCTGAGTTCCCGGCTCCGCCGCTTGGAAAAGGACGGCATTGTCGAGCGCAGGCTCTACTGTGACCATCCCCCACGCTTTGAATACTTTGCAACGGCTAAAGGTGGTGAGCTGGACGAGGTTCTCTTCGCGGCTGCCAACTGGAATATCAAATGGGATGACTCGGCGGAAGAACCTTCGCTCGCGGTCTTCGATAAAAATACTGGCGAGAGACTGGGGACCATTCCTCCTCCTAAGAAATCTACCCGACGTCGGAGGCGCGTTGCGGACTAGCGAGCATATGCTGCTGTTAGAGAACGAATTTCATGCAGGTGCTCGGATCAGATATTTCACGACAGCGATTGACATCTCTCTCATGTAACTTCATAATTTGAAGTGACGCAATTAACGATGTTGATTGCGACGCATTGAAGATGTCGCGATCTCTAAGACGCTGAGAAGACCCACAAAGGATGCGCTCCGCCCCGGAGGATACCGTTGGCTATAGAAACCTACACATGTGACCAAACCGCTCTCTTGATCATGGACCCGTACAACGATTTCATGAGCGAGGGCGGCAAACTCTATAGTGCTCTCCAAGAGATCGCTGAATTAGTGGGCTTCCAGGAAAATATGCGACGCCTTTTACAGGCCGTTCGAAGCCTGGGAATCAAGGTCTTTATCGTGCCCCATCATCGCTCTGGCGGATCTAATTTAGCTGAATGGCGCTTCGTGAATGCCTCTCAGCGAAAGGCTGATGAGATGCAACTCGCGGCTCATGGGACTTGGGGTGGTGACTGGCATCCCGAGTTCGGGCCCCGCCCTGGAGATATTGTCGTACAAGAGCATTGGGGACAGAGTGGCTTCGCGAATACAGACCTTGACGTACTTCTCAAGCAGCACGGAATTTCCAGGGTAATTCTGGTCGGGATGGCCGCTCATACCTGCGTTGAATCGACTGGACGCTTCGCAATGGAACTGGCTTATCATGTGACGCTCGTAAAAGACGCGACATCGGCCTACAACCCTGAATCGATGCGGGTCGCGCACGAGATCACTGGCCCAACCTTTGCCCACAGAATCCTTGACACGGAAGCGTTGATAGAGGAGCTTTCTCTCGCGCTCCCACCTGACTTTCCAATCTAATTTAATGCGGCCGATTATTTATAGACCGCCAACTAATGGGAGACGATCATGATCCGAGCTGACGAGCTAGCAAAAATTCCGCTTTTCAATTGTCTTAGCGAATCCCAAAGAGAGCGGATAGCCAGAAATGCAGCCGAACTGAACGTGCAGCCCGGGGAATGGATCATCCGAGAAGGTGAGACACCTTTCTTCTTTGTCCTATTGGAAGGCGCTCTTTATTTAGAGAAAGAATACGGCGGAGCAAGTAGGGTGCGCAGCCAATACAAGCCGGGGGACTTTTACGGGGAGACTCCGATCTTGCTAGATGCTCCCACAATTGCGTCCCTCCGAGCCAAAGAGTCATCGCGCCTAATCCGTTTAGATCGCAATCAATTCAAGGAACTCATCGACTCGTCTCCAGAGTGCGCAAATTTGGTCGTTCAGACGATGAGCAAGAGGCTGGCATCCATGAGGGAATACATGCGCGAAAACAATCCGTTGCGCGTACTCATTGTCGGATCTCAATATGACGACGAATGTCGCAGCATTCGCTCGTTCCTAGCACTAAATCGTATTCCCTATGAATGGGTCGATGGCGAGCGCGAGCCGGAGCGCGTGACAGTATGCCCTCCTGCTAACTTCAAAGGTGCCTTCGTCATTGTCGACAACTCGGTTTTTGTTGGAGGACCTCTCACCGTGCGCAAGGTTGCTGAGGCACTGGGTATCAGGACAAATCCGAGTAAGGAAAACTACGATGTCGTCGTTATTGGAGGCGGTCCGGCCGGATTGGCAGCGGCCGTCTACGGGGCTTCGGAGGGACTCAGCGTTTTGTTGTTGGAAAAGAACGCCACTGGAGGTCAGGCTGGGACATCATCCCGCATCGAGAACTACCTCGGCTTTCCGAACGGAATTTCAGGGGATGAACTAAC is drawn from Edaphobacter lichenicola and contains these coding sequences:
- a CDS encoding SDR family NAD(P)-dependent oxidoreductase, which encodes MGFGAAIARRMGLEGAAVIVNYPGDKSEAAKVVSDIVASGGRAISLRADITKRDEVQIMLSESVKAFGPLDVLVNNAGAYEFLPLEAITEEHFHNLFDLNVLGTILVTQAAIPYFKRTGGSVVNISSVVSVCPSELGPVYSATKGAIDALTKSLAKAHASRQIRFNTLNPGLTPTEGVRSLGEMGRVMLNDILRQTPLGRNGSVEDVAAAAVFFASDESSFITGESLLVSGGRR
- a CDS encoding SDR family NAD(P)-dependent oxidoreductase, producing the protein MNSQVRRVVGFHKSFNINVLGPLLVIKAAVKHLKAGASIINIGSTAPLMRSESTTVYTATKGALDSVTGVLAKELGPKNIRINSVNPGFTITEGTGSYVGSDFAEGLIKQVPLGRAAHPDDIASIVVFLASEDAKWLTGELINASGGLR
- a CDS encoding HlyD family secretion protein, producing the protein MMVEQDSPNETRFSRRVITGSLLGTAIIGVLVWFLAPGSVSTNDAQIDGHIHPLNARVSGTITWVNPNVDDTRFVKAGTVLARLDENDYAPTVDRLQGDVQSAEAQLIVAKLNVEISEATSQSRLSAAKAAVEEAEAEKATAEAQSVSAAQVVAQTSAIYRRAEDDRRRYLALVDSHEISRSEYDQRATDATSAEAQMKAAEANLAAARQHIASSAQRIAERRGDVLAAATAPQQIETAKANVRKVDGDLKRNLASLKDSTLNLGYTEIVAPVDGVIGRKSIEVGQRVGAGQLLLTISSPNDVWAVANFKETQLTHMRIGQRAIIHVDSSGQDLQGSVESLGGATGAKFALIPPENATGNYVKVVQRVPVRILIAAKEQEVPLLPGMSVEVQVDTRK
- a CDS encoding winged helix-turn-helix transcriptional regulator, which translates into the protein MGWGSVSDSFCNIARSLSVVGDRWTLLIMREISLRNRRFEEIQAQTGMSSHLLATRLKRLEEDKIIERHVYSARPLRHEYFATPKGKDLDAVMLALRNWDLRWGGSDGKGAAAVDITDKRTGKVVDGTWHNPAGETFSFSNTNSVMSEAWKAEREANAAAFYAAKQRSVPRAKKTKATKSKKTSTKSAPTKSSSVKRSTAKTITSKVSVRKKAAKAHSKAA
- a CDS encoding winged helix-turn-helix transcriptional regulator; the protein is MRELSLNVRRFQNIQAQTKIGSHLLSSRLRRLEKDGIVERRLYCDHPPRFEYFATAKGGELDEVLFAAANWNIKWDDSAEEPSLAVFDKNTGERLGTIPPPKKSTRRRRRVAD
- a CDS encoding isochorismatase family cysteine hydrolase, producing the protein MAIETYTCDQTALLIMDPYNDFMSEGGKLYSALQEIAELVGFQENMRRLLQAVRSLGIKVFIVPHHRSGGSNLAEWRFVNASQRKADEMQLAAHGTWGGDWHPEFGPRPGDIVVQEHWGQSGFANTDLDVLLKQHGISRVILVGMAAHTCVESTGRFAMELAYHVTLVKDATSAYNPESMRVAHEITGPTFAHRILDTEALIEELSLALPPDFPI